Part of the Engystomops pustulosus chromosome 4, aEngPut4.maternal, whole genome shotgun sequence genome is shown below.
AAGACAACGAAAGAGGAAACAGAAGAAAGCTTCCTCTTGGAAGGGACTGTACTGTGACGTCGCTTTTACTATATAAACCAGAATACTTCGCTGTCAAAAGCAGCAAGTCCTCACAAAGAAAAGCCACAAATCACACACACTCCGGAACTAGAGGAACCGCTCCAGGCTATCCAGAGGGAGAGAGACGTAAGATACCTGTTGCCTCATCTATTGTCTCCATAGACGTGTTATACCCTATGctgcactcagcactgctacatctcatacTGCATAGAGATGGTTATCATTGCATTTATATTTCAGCTTTACTTCTGTTCTTCATTGGTAGCAGCGGAAATTGTGAAAATCTACAAAGGTATTTGCATGGAAAATAAGTATAGTGCAACATCCGATTAATTTGTTGCTAGTGACTGGCGTCAGGGGCATGTGCCCTGGGTCTTATGCCCAtgctacatataataataataattcctttatttatatagcgcctacagattacgcagcgctgcacagagcttgccccaaaggggctcacaatctaatcaacctaccagtatgttttggagtgtgggaggaaaccggaggacccggagaaaaccctcgcaaacacagagagaacatacaaactctttgcagatgttgacctgggtgggacttgaacccagatcacCGGCGCTGCAAGGCTCTAGTGCTACCCACTATCCTTTATTGCCATTGATCACCACCTTAAATTATATacggacccccccctccccccctctgcTATCATCTCTAAGATGCTACATGTATCTTTGGGGTCTACTAACTCTCCTCATTCTAGATTGAAACACAAGACTAAGGGTACAAGGGACACCATCAAACTCTACACTGGTCATGGTACTTACCTACAGATCTGAAGTAGCTCACTAAATCTCAAAcccgaatttaaaaaaatatttgagtaactttttttatttttaaagtaaaatttAATGAAATTTCAGCCATGTGGAGACGACTATCTGTTTGCTATGGTCTACATCTTTTTGGTCCCTCTACATCAGGTCCTGTGACACCAATCCTTGTATGTGTAGTTTGTCTCTCCCTGTTCTCCTTAATAAAGTTCATttgatttaaaaaactaaatgaatgaaatttaaaaacttttaaacttttttcaagTTTGTTCTCTTTAAACAGTTAAATGTTCCATTGATTTTCCATGTGACGTGTTTCTCCTAAGGGAGAGAAGGCATTGAATTGCTTtgtacaaatatgcaaattagattttttttggggggggggatacaatttgCATTGCTCTTTGTGTGGAATAGGGCTTCTGTATAAAATATGTACATGGATTCTGCTACCCAAATTCAGATAAACTACATAAACTTTTTGAGAGAAGGGGGGGGTAGTAGTTAACTTCAATCATTTGTAATAATTTGTCCTCAATTTTTTGTCCTCCAGTTAGAATTTATTATTCCTTTATTTTCCTTTCAGATGGGGCACCTTTTCACAGGAGTCATCCTACTTGTATGCATAAATCTTCTGCAGGCCTTCAGTTattttccctttaaggaaaaaagTAAGTAAATTCAAATATTTTCTTGCAGCGCAAAAGAACTATGGAGGAACATTGCATAAAGTGTTTCTTTTCCCTGTAGCACCCCCGCAGGAGGAATGAGGTATTACACAGTTCCCAATAGAATCAGTGAGCTGCCTTCTAATGGTTCTCCAAGACTGCAATGgtcccctacatacagcagcatAATCAAACTTAGGAAAGTAGGAGGGGTCCCCTCTGTTGGGTTTCAGTTGTGAAGTTTAAAGACCAttgtaggaccttcaaaggtctgcAAGTTGAAAGCCAACATTGATAAGGAACTCAGGGCAGAAGGTTCCTCTCTGTGCACCAAGTTTATATACAagattccgtaggtttgttcttaagttgaatttgtatgtaagtcgaaactttgTAGATCCagtcaaaaaaatttttggcgcagtgacaattggagtttcaaaatgttttgctgtgattggaccaaggattattaaaaaagcttcattacagacaccttacagctggtcagtgcagcctgagactacagtgcatccagagagcttcaccagaggtcacagtggggtccatctttaactacgggtcgtctgtaagttgggtgtccttaagtaggggactgcctgtattatctcTACAGAGCATTAACAAACTTGGGCGATGGTTTGGATGGACATAAACCCCTCTAGATGCCTTGGGTCTTGGGCTTCCGCCCAAATGGCCCATATTATACTCGACTACTAGTCCTAGAAGCGCAGCCTCAAGTGCTTCGACCTGTAAACACTAATGGTCCACATACAATGATAGAAGTCACAGGTAAATGAATGAAAGAAGTTGGAAGCTTCGTAGATTTTATTAGATTCCATAAGGAAAATCTATAAAAGAAGAAAGACATGAACATCAATTCTCACTACTTTATTCCTCAGCTTTGATAGTTGAAGGTGATATAAACGGAATACGTATGGAAAGAGTCACCATGGAGTGTAACACCTCTGGTTATGCCGCTGACAGCAGAAATATCCACTGGAGCAAAAGAGGCCATAAAGGCAAACACCTGACTGTCATAGTAAACGAACCAAAAGATGCCAAAAACTACACCTGTAGCCTGGGAAATGTGGGGATCGTTGACTACACCAACATTCTGCTACATGTAGTGGACCAGCCACTTTACCTTGGCATCCTCGGTAAGTATGAAATCAAGGCACAAAGTTGCACAGTTGCAATTTGATCAATCAATTATAAAGTTATAGGTATTGATGCCATTGAAAAATATAAATCATCTTGCAAAAAGCAAGCCCCCAAGTCGACAAAGTTGTAAGAAAATTTCTGTTGACTTGGGGGCTTGCTTTTTGCAAGATGATTTATATTTTTCAATGGCATCAatacatataaatttataattgCTTGATCAAAAtcttattaaagggggtttctgatTTGGAACCCATTAATGATTGATTAATGGGTGGGTTCCCAGAAAGAAATTATTGGCCAGCCTAAGGGACTCCAGTTCCAAACTAAGATACCCTATGTGCCACAACAGCAATAATTCCTTAATAATTCCCAGCAATCATTTGGGTATAGGATAAGTGTCATTAGTGGCGcaatccctttaaggagattTTAGAAGAAGGTTTTCGGCACTTGCATCCCCAGCTACCAGGTAAAGTAACATAGGACTAACAAGGTGTCATTGTTTTACACAGGTGTAGAATATCCAGTAAATTGTACAATGAAAAACTACAGTGGTCATTTCACCTGTTCATGGAACGGAACACTAGATCCCAATCCAGAGTACTTTTTTCATGCCTTCAGCGTGTAAGTTCATCACATCAGTGGAATCTTTTATATTtaaaagcattaaaaataaattgaaaaataaatcctgacaggactcctaagagagagagagagagagagagcagggtaATTGGGTCACTTAcggtcaatcactatgtgtgggtgggGGTTATgaagactctccctgtcaatcactttgtgtgggcggagtaatcaagaCTCTCATTGTCAAACTCTGTCTGGGAAGAGTgatcaggattctcactgtcaatcactgtgtatgggcgggATCATCAGGacttgtgtgtgggtggggtgatCAGGACTttacctgtcaatcactgtatggaggaagggtatttatgactttcactgtcaatcattgtgtctgGGTGGTGTAATCAAGACTCTTGCAGCCAATAACATAATGTGGGCAAGGTAATTAGTACTCttgctgtcaatcattgtgtttaggttgggtaatcaggactctcactgtcaatcactttgaCTAGTTGGAGTGATCAAGACTCTTACAGCCAATCACAGTGTCTAGGTGGAGTGATCAAGACTCTTACAGCCAATAACTGAATGTGGGCATGGGAATCAGGCCTCTCGCTTtcaattactgtgtgtgtgtggggtaatcaggactctcactgtcaatcactttgaGTGGGTGGAgttatcaggactctccctgtcaatcactgtgtgtggggggtaatcaggactctcactgtcaatcactgtgtgtgggtggagtaatcaggactctccctgtcaatcactttgagtgggtggagtaatcaggactctcactgtcaatcactgtgtgtgtgcggagtaatcaggactctcattgccaATCACTTtgagtgggtggagtaatcaggactctcattgccaatcactgtgtgggggcTTTTTATCAGCAGTACTGATGCTCTTGAATATTTCTGAtgacattttattactttttcttaGAACTAGTAACAGCACAATGTTCTGTGAAGGCATAGAGAAGCATTTTACAGACGGGAACGAGTTTCCCTACTATACAGTAACCTGCTATGACGATCAGATATGTCACTACTCAGAAGATCCAATTATTTACGTCGAGCTACATATTATTGCGAAAAACATATATGAGAAGCACAATATGTCCTTCACTTTGCGGAACATTAGTAAGTACAACATTCTGGAACATTCTGGAACCTGAATGAACCATTGTAATTACAGAGAAAGGAGATTTTTGTTTTAATGTAACAGTGCCACTATGATACACTGGcattgtgtggtattgcagctcataaaAAATCTAATGTGTATCTATTATTAAAATTCCTGAGGATAGGAATCCTAGAAAGCCTCTTTAACAATGTCAATGAGCTATGGCCAGAAGCTAGGTAGATAGCTATACCCCCATACAACATGTACGGTATCTATTGTGTAAGCCCACCTTCAGAGAGCCCCCATTAACCGTTCTGACTAGTGCACCCCCTCTATTTACCTTGTTGATTTTTATCTTATAGTAAAACCAGACCCCCCACAAAATCTTCACATACTCAAGGAAAACAGAGACCTTTCCTTACGATGGGATTACCCCAAATCTTGGTGCAACGCACACCTCTTCTATCCACTAATTTTTAATGTCCGAGTAGAGCGGCAAAGTCGGAATCAGGAAGaggtaagaatttttttaaaaataacttttagaagtaaaaatgaaaagttatactggAAAAGATAGtttcacccatatacatacaaattgaagacacaaatccatacacattacacacatacataaacattacacacatgcatacacattacatgcatatatacacattgcatacacattacatgcatatatacccattgcatacacattacatgcatatatacccattgcatacacattacatgcagattacacacatatacatatacataacatgcatatatacacattgcatacacaagtatatatacatacaccttgAACATGTATATGTAcccattacacacatacatattacacttactagtatatacaaacatacatacatacagcacatatgtattacacatgtatacatatacattacacacacacacatataacacatacaaGTCCATGCACATTACACCCACATACATAACACATTACATGCATACATAttgcatataagtatatatacacataacacatacATGC
Proteins encoded:
- the IL12B gene encoding interleukin-12 subunit beta isoform X3 produces the protein MTLHRRPFYGQDCLTDEMGHLFTGVILLVCINLLQAFSYFPFKEKTLIVEGDINGIRMERVTMECNTSGYAADSRNIHWSKRGHKGKHLTVIVNEPKDAKNYTCSLGNVGIVDYTNILLHVVDQPLYLGILGVEYPVNCTMKNYSGHFTCSWNGTLDPNPEYFFHAFSVTSNSTMFCEGIEKHFTDGNEFPYYTVTCYDDQICHYSEDPIIYVELHIIAKNIYEKHNMSFTLRNIIKPDPPQNLHILKENRDLSLRWDYPKSWCNAHLFYPLIFNVRVERQSRNQEEIYPIMEKRHLSVDYSDVKKFCVQARDMYHVNSYWSNWSCSK
- the IL12B gene encoding interleukin-12 subunit beta isoform X1, encoding MTLHRRPFYGQDCLTDEMGHLFTGVILLVCINLLQAFSYFPFKEKTLIVEGDINGIRMERVTMECNTSGYAADSRNIHWSKRGHKGKHLTVIVNEPKDAKNYTCSLGNVGIVDYTNILLHVVDQPLYLGILGVEYPVNCTMKNYSGHFTCSWNGTLDPNPEYFFHAFSVTSNSTMFCEGIEKHFTDGNEFPYYTVTCYDDQICHYSEDPIIYVELHIIAKNIYEKHNMSFTLRNIIKPDPPQNLHILKENRDLSLRWDYPKSWCNAHLFYPLIFNVRVERQSRNQEEIYPIMEKRHLSVDYSDVKKFCVQARDMYHVNSYWSNWSCSKGQKTMEKPKNDKKKKKKKKKGKNSTKQQ
- the IL12B gene encoding interleukin-12 subunit beta isoform X2; this encodes MGHLFTGVILLVCINLLQAFSYFPFKEKTLIVEGDINGIRMERVTMECNTSGYAADSRNIHWSKRGHKGKHLTVIVNEPKDAKNYTCSLGNVGIVDYTNILLHVVDQPLYLGILGVEYPVNCTMKNYSGHFTCSWNGTLDPNPEYFFHAFSVTSNSTMFCEGIEKHFTDGNEFPYYTVTCYDDQICHYSEDPIIYVELHIIAKNIYEKHNMSFTLRNIIKPDPPQNLHILKENRDLSLRWDYPKSWCNAHLFYPLIFNVRVERQSRNQEEIYPIMEKRHLSVDYSDVKKFCVQARDMYHVNSYWSNWSCSKGQKTMEKPKNDKKKKKKKKKGKNSTKQQ